A window of the Deinococcus gobiensis I-0 genome harbors these coding sequences:
- a CDS encoding VRR-NUC domain-containing protein, translating into MPENEIENGIREAFLRAGWYPIKTEAGMVARRQKHGHLPAGFPDLTVFRRLPGTPLCLAALIEVKTETGTLEPSQVERHAELVTYGLSPRIIRDAGAAAALIAEGNRVAALLRGQR; encoded by the coding sequence TTGCCCGAAAATGAGATCGAAAACGGCATTCGAGAGGCCTTCCTGCGCGCCGGTTGGTACCCGATCAAGACCGAGGCGGGCATGGTGGCCCGGAGGCAGAAGCACGGGCACCTGCCCGCCGGGTTCCCCGACCTGACCGTGTTCCGCCGGCTGCCGGGCACGCCGCTGTGCCTCGCCGCCCTGATCGAGGTCAAGACTGAGACAGGCACACTCGAGCCCTCGCAGGTGGAGCGGCACGCCGAGTTGGTGACCTATGGCCTCTCCCCTCGCATCATTCGGGACGCCGGAGCCGCGGCTGCCCTGATCGCCGAGGGCAACCGGGTGGCCGCGCTGCTGAGGGGGCAGAGGTGA
- a CDS encoding phage tail tube protein: MEFHTGENNAIRFAVMLVGSENRPNDTEFFILPNVSTSDAPITATQVTKKYYKAKGGTTSKSTGATWTFTVSGDLPQDKEEREPVYVLRKAILAGNRIWMERAFDDDAADEDWEGGVTVLTNATLPSPSDNATTYSFTASGSGDLQGPHEAAVTDPTPTP, encoded by the coding sequence ATGGAATTTCACACCGGAGAAAACAACGCCATCCGCTTCGCCGTCATGCTGGTCGGGTCCGAGAACCGGCCCAACGACACCGAGTTCTTCATACTGCCCAACGTCAGCACCTCGGACGCGCCCATTACGGCCACCCAGGTCACGAAGAAGTACTACAAGGCCAAGGGCGGCACGACCAGCAAGAGCACGGGCGCCACGTGGACCTTCACGGTCAGCGGCGACCTCCCCCAGGACAAGGAAGAGCGCGAGCCCGTCTACGTGCTGCGCAAGGCCATCCTCGCCGGCAACCGGATCTGGATGGAGCGCGCCTTCGACGATGACGCGGCCGACGAGGACTGGGAAGGCGGCGTCACCGTGCTGACCAACGCCACGCTGCCTAGCCCCTCGGACAACGCGACCACCTACAGCTTCACGGCGTCCGGCAGCGGCGACCTGCAGGGGCCGCATGAGGCGGCGGTCACCGACCCCACGCCCACGCCCTGA
- a CDS encoding phage major capsid protein, protein MTHRSYLIASLAQTMSEAFSAPARSGSPLLGGALGHMPLFDGGDAGAQIQAELKKIEDGIWKKTEKRLEEVKAGIKVKDYDAELAALEKEHTEVKTQLTEVQTQLGRLDVTGGGKGSERKSAGQLLVESKGFDTAKQGERFVVGTEVKALSSAAGSAGVMVTQPQRLGIYEQPEEPHIRDLFSQGQTSNSSLVFPVRKTLTNAAAMVAELAQKPESDMTFEDKTFPVRKIAHFVKLSDEILADAPAIQSYVDTQLIEGLKDVEDVQLLKGNGVGQNLTGVYTVAPAYNRTTAGDSLIDVYRRAMTQLRLAKHTPTGLVLNPEDWEKVQLVKGTEGHYIWVNVGTATEPRLWGLPVRDTLALAAGEWLMGNFRRGAQIFDRMDARVEMTNTDQDDFVKNRVTMRAEERLALVIYDASAFVKNAPSA, encoded by the coding sequence ATGACCCACCGCAGTTACCTGATCGCCAGCCTCGCCCAGACTATGAGCGAGGCTTTTTCGGCCCCCGCCCGTTCCGGCAGTCCCCTGCTGGGCGGCGCGCTGGGGCACATGCCGCTCTTCGACGGCGGTGACGCTGGCGCCCAGATCCAGGCCGAACTCAAGAAGATCGAGGACGGCATCTGGAAGAAGACCGAGAAGCGCCTCGAAGAGGTCAAGGCCGGGATCAAGGTCAAGGACTACGACGCCGAGCTGGCCGCACTCGAAAAGGAGCACACCGAGGTCAAGACCCAGCTCACCGAAGTGCAGACCCAGCTGGGCCGCCTGGACGTGACTGGTGGCGGCAAGGGCAGCGAGCGCAAGAGCGCCGGCCAGCTGCTCGTCGAATCCAAGGGCTTCGACACCGCCAAGCAGGGCGAGCGCTTCGTGGTCGGGACCGAAGTCAAGGCGCTGAGCAGCGCGGCGGGCAGCGCCGGCGTGATGGTCACCCAGCCCCAGCGCCTGGGCATCTACGAGCAACCCGAAGAGCCGCACATCCGCGACCTCTTCTCGCAGGGGCAGACCAGCAACAGCAGCCTCGTCTTCCCGGTGCGCAAGACCCTGACGAACGCGGCGGCGATGGTGGCCGAGCTGGCGCAGAAGCCCGAGAGCGACATGACCTTCGAGGACAAGACCTTCCCGGTGCGCAAGATCGCGCACTTCGTGAAGCTCTCCGACGAGATCCTGGCCGACGCTCCAGCCATCCAGAGCTACGTGGATACCCAGCTGATCGAGGGCCTCAAGGACGTGGAAGACGTGCAGCTGCTCAAGGGCAACGGCGTCGGCCAGAACCTGACCGGCGTCTACACGGTGGCCCCGGCCTACAACCGCACCACGGCGGGCGACAGCCTGATCGACGTGTACCGCCGGGCCATGACCCAGCTGCGCCTCGCCAAGCACACGCCCACCGGCCTGGTGCTGAACCCCGAAGACTGGGAGAAGGTCCAGCTGGTGAAGGGCACCGAGGGGCACTACATCTGGGTGAACGTCGGTACCGCGACCGAGCCGCGCCTGTGGGGCCTGCCCGTGCGCGACACTCTGGCCCTGGCCGCAGGCGAGTGGCTCATGGGTAACTTCCGGCGCGGCGCGCAGATCTTCGACCGCATGGACGCGCGGGTCGAGATGACGAACACCGACCAGGACGACTTCGTGAAGAATCGCGTGACCATGCGCGCCGAGGAACGCCTGGCCCTGGTCATCTACGACGCCTCGGCCTTCGTGAAGAACGCGCCCAGCGCGTAA
- the gp17 gene encoding tail completion protein gp17: MSTLDVLADARDILLSLTPQVFIAGDPLPEGGAPHLILQPIDATDRVRYGSAASVTRVQVSAWAPTLSEALELSDQARNALRAARFVPAGSGPLTDPDITLTGWRADYRRQ, translated from the coding sequence GTGAGCACCCTCGACGTGCTGGCCGACGCGCGCGACATCCTTCTCTCCCTCACGCCCCAGGTCTTCATCGCGGGCGACCCCCTGCCCGAGGGCGGCGCGCCCCACCTGATCCTGCAACCCATCGACGCCACCGACCGCGTGCGCTACGGCTCGGCGGCGAGCGTTACCCGCGTGCAGGTCAGCGCCTGGGCGCCCACGCTCTCCGAGGCGCTGGAGCTGTCCGACCAGGCACGAAACGCCCTGCGCGCCGCGCGCTTCGTGCCCGCCGGGAGCGGCCCACTCACCGACCCCGACATCACCCTCACCGGCTGGAGAGCCGACTACAGGAGGCAGTGA
- a CDS encoding HK97 family phage prohead protease yields MEGLETKSHTVEVKAAAEGIIEAYASTFNGVDSYGDTIRPGAFTKTVAERGPSGSRKIKTLLNHDAWGGLPVGVPQAMTEDTYGLLTSTKMSATQTGRDIYTLAQEGAISELSIGYWPVKFTYADETQTGYRRELLEVGLLEYSFVTIPADERAVITGLKSLDDLERAIRRAAAIADVNLSTKAGRTLSGANAKRVQAALKELQDLLVEAGIEEAAEDGTSDDPTPTEKSRREPPAHSPLLSVLQLEAKRLERESDGSPLLADLRAFSATLYGGTP; encoded by the coding sequence ATGGAAGGACTAGAAACGAAGTCCCACACTGTCGAGGTCAAGGCGGCGGCCGAGGGCATCATCGAGGCCTACGCCAGCACCTTCAACGGGGTGGACAGCTACGGGGACACCATCCGGCCCGGCGCGTTCACCAAGACTGTGGCCGAGCGCGGCCCCAGCGGCAGCCGCAAGATCAAGACCCTGCTGAACCACGACGCCTGGGGCGGCCTCCCGGTGGGCGTCCCCCAGGCCATGACCGAAGACACCTACGGCCTGCTGACCAGCACGAAGATGAGCGCCACCCAGACGGGCCGCGACATCTACACTCTGGCCCAGGAAGGGGCCATCTCCGAGCTGAGCATCGGCTACTGGCCGGTGAAGTTCACCTACGCCGACGAAACCCAGACCGGCTACCGGCGCGAGCTGCTGGAAGTGGGCCTGCTGGAATACAGCTTCGTGACGATCCCGGCCGACGAGCGGGCGGTCATCACGGGGCTCAAGTCCCTCGACGATCTGGAGCGGGCCATCCGGCGCGCGGCGGCCATCGCTGACGTGAACCTCTCCACCAAGGCAGGCCGAACCCTGTCCGGGGCCAACGCCAAGCGCGTGCAGGCAGCCCTGAAAGAACTCCAAGACCTACTCGTCGAAGCCGGGATTGAGGAAGCCGCCGAGGATGGCACTTCCGACGATCCCACTCCGACTGAGAAGAGCCGCCGCGAGCCGCCTGCGCACTCGCCGCTGCTGTCTGTGCTGCAACTGGAAGCCAAACGCCTTGAGCGCGAGAGCGACGGCAGCCCCCTGCTGGCTGACCTGCGCGCCTTCAGCGCCACCCTGTATGGAGGAACCCCATGA
- a CDS encoding phage portal protein, with protein sequence MNWIQEAGARLLGLQVKRDGASGTPVAYVGPSQNGKAAFSEWTSEKAVREGLQASTWVYAGCSKISTGLASVPLVLERLDGEQWVADPTHELQRLLNRPNPFMARQDLMERWALHMLLAGNALWFLNLVSGKPVELWPLLPDEIKPIKDAQKFVSGYEWKPAGRDKTRLDAVQVAHWMCVNPNDVYWGLSPVMAGAKAIDTDTTAARWNISTLANDGKPPYAVLLDSGLSAEQQRTATAILREQVNGSNVRKMIALGSTRDVKPLAMNATDLDWLNGRRFSREEIGAVLGVPPILMSFGEAATFSNLDAAKAMLWEDRIVPLLDDLCQGLMGSLFPFWTLDGAQWRIRPDLSGVRALQANLKTEAEVGKLKAETLKTLVDSGVPANMAAQVVGLPLVDIPGGDAPRSAAPAALPAATKARRPPSFERKDKGEDEVAARLARMDEWTGEIQNKVAQVLLEQGNAAASAYALGQPWETALDPDDWQDLLEAVHTAVIEAEGKVAYTAVLSSITATGGGGAFDVLADGVTEWIAEHVGENVKGITETSQALLQGQITAGVEAGESVKDIAKRLRKANAEWAGWRAEVIARTETASAFGAAHAQAADQLADEFDVELVKTWHATRDSRTRDEHAAIDGETRALDEPFSIGVMQSPGGVNCRCVVTYGVAE encoded by the coding sequence GTGAACTGGATTCAGGAGGCGGGGGCGCGGCTGCTGGGGCTGCAAGTGAAGCGGGACGGGGCGAGCGGCACCCCCGTCGCCTATGTGGGGCCAAGCCAGAACGGCAAGGCGGCGTTCAGCGAGTGGACCAGCGAGAAGGCGGTGCGCGAGGGGCTCCAGGCCAGCACGTGGGTCTATGCCGGGTGCTCCAAGATTTCGACCGGCCTGGCCTCGGTGCCGCTGGTCCTTGAGCGTCTCGACGGCGAGCAGTGGGTGGCCGACCCGACGCACGAGCTGCAGCGCCTGCTGAACCGGCCCAATCCCTTCATGGCGCGTCAGGACCTCATGGAGCGCTGGGCGCTGCACATGCTGCTGGCCGGCAACGCGCTGTGGTTCCTGAACCTCGTGAGCGGCAAGCCCGTCGAGCTGTGGCCGCTGCTGCCCGACGAGATCAAGCCCATCAAGGACGCGCAGAAGTTCGTGAGTGGGTACGAGTGGAAGCCTGCCGGGCGAGATAAGACCCGCCTGGACGCGGTACAGGTGGCGCACTGGATGTGCGTCAACCCCAACGACGTGTATTGGGGCCTCTCGCCGGTCATGGCTGGGGCCAAGGCCATCGACACCGACACGACGGCCGCCCGCTGGAATATCAGCACCCTGGCCAACGATGGCAAGCCGCCCTATGCGGTGCTGCTGGACAGTGGGCTCTCCGCAGAGCAGCAGCGGACCGCGACGGCCATTCTCCGCGAGCAGGTCAACGGCAGCAACGTGCGCAAGATGATTGCCCTGGGTTCCACGCGCGACGTGAAGCCCCTGGCTATGAATGCTACGGATCTGGACTGGCTCAACGGCCGGCGCTTCTCGCGTGAGGAAATCGGCGCGGTACTGGGCGTGCCCCCGATCCTCATGAGCTTCGGAGAGGCGGCGACGTTCAGCAACCTCGACGCCGCGAAGGCCATGCTCTGGGAAGACCGGATCGTGCCCCTGCTGGATGACCTGTGCCAGGGCCTGATGGGCTCACTGTTCCCGTTCTGGACGCTGGACGGCGCGCAGTGGCGCATCCGGCCGGACCTGTCCGGGGTCCGGGCGCTGCAGGCCAACCTGAAGACCGAGGCCGAGGTGGGCAAGCTCAAGGCCGAGACGCTCAAGACCCTGGTGGATTCCGGGGTGCCCGCCAACATGGCCGCCCAAGTCGTGGGGCTGCCGCTGGTGGACATCCCCGGCGGGGACGCGCCACGCAGCGCCGCGCCGGCCGCGCTGCCCGCTGCCACGAAGGCCCGACGCCCTCCCTCCTTCGAGCGCAAGGACAAGGGTGAGGATGAGGTGGCCGCCCGGCTGGCCCGCATGGATGAGTGGACCGGCGAGATTCAGAACAAGGTGGCCCAGGTGCTGCTGGAACAGGGCAACGCGGCGGCCAGCGCCTACGCCTTGGGGCAACCCTGGGAGACGGCGCTAGACCCTGACGACTGGCAAGACCTGCTGGAAGCCGTCCACACCGCCGTGATCGAAGCGGAAGGCAAGGTGGCCTACACCGCCGTGCTGAGCAGCATCACAGCGACCGGCGGGGGCGGGGCCTTCGACGTGCTGGCCGATGGCGTCACCGAGTGGATTGCCGAGCACGTGGGCGAGAACGTCAAGGGCATCACCGAAACCTCGCAGGCCCTCCTGCAAGGCCAAATCACAGCGGGCGTCGAAGCGGGCGAGAGCGTCAAGGACATCGCCAAGCGCCTGCGGAAGGCCAACGCCGAGTGGGCCGGATGGCGGGCCGAGGTCATCGCGCGCACCGAGACAGCCAGCGCCTTCGGGGCCGCCCACGCGCAGGCTGCTGACCAGCTGGCCGATGAGTTCGACGTCGAGTTGGTGAAGACCTGGCACGCCACGCGCGACAGCCGCACGCGCGACGAGCACGCGGCCATCGACGGCGAGACGCGGGCGCTCGACGAGCCATTCAGCATCGGCGTCATGCAGTCGCCGGGCGGCGTGAACTGCCGGTGCGTGGTGACATATGGGGTGGCAGAATAA
- a CDS encoding replicative DNA helicase: MNYENPHQLELAIIGQVLNDSAALQIPEIRALKPEHLRHHSGVWSAILDIAAAGGDPSLTALASHVGRVGWPTYIGVADLPSLTAYSAPLRELPAAAQVILGAYRRDRAMHAGGDLQRSLADPEADHLAAITGAQASLTELIGLAPRDSTRSIADNVGPALERLLNPRAYRGVTTGIPGWDSVLGGWKPGTLNILAARPSMGKSLLMGQLAQAAAQGDAKGPARALMFTLEDSPETLQMRVLCRMAGVAIDHDREPTREEAQRLRNKEEAFERFRPYWLVDEEHTLDGIISACWRQHAIAPLGLVLIDQLSHISADAPRTRADNRNQVYGYIAKTLKREVAKRLGVPVILASQLSRDVVRRADNRPDLTDLRDSGELEQDADTVTFIHRPEYYDKNDSPGTAELLVRKNRNGATKDVTVWASMRKFKFWQDAL; the protein is encoded by the coding sequence ATGAACTACGAGAACCCCCACCAGCTCGAGCTCGCCATCATCGGGCAGGTCCTAAACGATTCGGCCGCCCTCCAGATCCCCGAAATCCGCGCGCTCAAGCCGGAGCACCTGCGCCACCACAGCGGCGTCTGGAGCGCCATCCTCGATATCGCTGCCGCCGGGGGTGACCCCAGCCTCACCGCCCTGGCCTCCCACGTGGGCCGTGTCGGCTGGCCCACCTACATCGGCGTGGCCGATCTGCCCAGCCTGACCGCCTACAGCGCCCCCCTGCGGGAACTGCCCGCCGCTGCCCAGGTCATCCTGGGGGCCTACCGCCGCGACCGCGCCATGCACGCGGGCGGGGACCTGCAGCGCTCGCTCGCCGATCCGGAAGCGGACCACCTCGCCGCCATCACGGGTGCCCAGGCCTCGCTCACCGAACTGATCGGCCTGGCCCCGCGCGACAGCACCCGCAGCATCGCCGACAACGTTGGCCCCGCCCTCGAGCGCCTGCTCAACCCCCGCGCCTACCGAGGCGTGACGACCGGCATTCCGGGCTGGGACTCGGTGCTGGGCGGCTGGAAGCCGGGGACGCTGAACATCCTGGCCGCGCGCCCCTCGATGGGCAAGAGCCTGCTCATGGGCCAGCTCGCGCAGGCTGCCGCGCAGGGAGACGCGAAGGGCCCCGCCCGCGCCCTGATGTTCACCCTGGAAGACAGTCCGGAAACCTTGCAGATGCGCGTCCTGTGCCGCATGGCGGGCGTCGCCATCGACCACGACCGTGAGCCGACGAGGGAAGAGGCCCAGCGCCTGCGCAACAAGGAGGAAGCCTTCGAGCGCTTCCGGCCCTACTGGCTGGTGGATGAAGAGCACACCCTCGACGGCATCATCTCGGCCTGCTGGCGACAGCACGCCATTGCGCCGCTCGGCCTGGTCCTGATCGACCAGCTGAGCCACATCAGTGCCGACGCGCCCCGCACCCGCGCCGACAACCGGAATCAGGTCTATGGCTACATCGCCAAGACCCTCAAGCGCGAGGTGGCCAAGCGCCTGGGCGTGCCCGTGATCCTCGCCTCCCAGCTGTCACGTGACGTGGTGCGCCGCGCCGATAACCGCCCAGACCTCACCGACCTGCGCGACTCCGGAGAACTCGAGCAGGACGCCGACACCGTGACCTTCATCCACCGGCCGGAGTATTACGACAAGAACGACAGCCCCGGCACGGCCGAGCTGCTCGTCCGGAAGAACCGCAACGGGGCCACGAAAGACGTGACGGTGTGGGCCAGTATGCGTAAGTTCAAGTTCTGGCAGGACGCGCTGTGA
- a CDS encoding terminase small subunit, producing the protein MTHDAPLPPSADELGAALPPKQRRFADYYLGSTKLNQSAAALKAGYKDHREGWNLVRLPAVKAYIAARMAEAPDVMSKDEVAARLTMEARNTVDMDDFVTVAPTPRTFWVPALEHQPVKDLAKDRGLQPEDLDVYDLDSAFGADNVSRTSDGDLLIKVATIAQDVQIDWQAAKNAGAFSGLAMFKRHPDGTIEYKVKDTTKTLQLLGQLHNMFGNRQVLENPDGSPIKFIVGVAEDDL; encoded by the coding sequence ATGACCCACGACGCCCCCCTCCCTCCCTCGGCTGACGAGCTGGGTGCGGCCCTCCCGCCCAAGCAGCGGCGCTTCGCCGACTACTACCTGGGCAGTACCAAGCTGAACCAGTCGGCCGCCGCCCTGAAGGCCGGCTACAAGGACCACCGCGAGGGCTGGAACCTTGTCCGGCTGCCTGCTGTGAAGGCCTACATCGCCGCCCGCATGGCCGAGGCCCCCGACGTGATGAGCAAAGACGAAGTGGCCGCCCGCCTGACGATGGAGGCCCGCAACACGGTCGACATGGATGACTTCGTGACCGTGGCGCCCACGCCCCGCACGTTCTGGGTGCCCGCGCTGGAGCACCAGCCGGTCAAGGATCTGGCCAAGGACCGAGGCCTGCAACCCGAAGACCTCGACGTGTATGACCTGGACAGCGCGTTCGGGGCCGACAACGTGAGCCGCACGAGCGACGGCGACCTGCTCATCAAGGTGGCCACCATCGCCCAGGACGTCCAGATCGACTGGCAGGCCGCCAAGAACGCCGGGGCCTTCAGCGGCCTCGCCATGTTCAAGCGCCACCCAGACGGCACCATCGAATACAAGGTCAAGGACACCACGAAGACCTTGCAGCTGCTCGGGCAGCTGCACAACATGTTCGGCAACCGCCAGGTGCTGGAGAACCCGGACGGCTCGCCGATCAAGTTCATCGTGGGCGTAGCCGAGGATGACCTGTGA
- a CDS encoding HK97 gp10 family phage protein, which translates to MSLADAARAAAQRVAGKQAALIAQELRTEMVRNLSTPGQGREYPRGRGRVHRASAPGDGPAVDTGRLRQSIGIQRISPTHFRVGTNVIYAPLLEFGTRKIAARPWLRPAVDKVLNR; encoded by the coding sequence ATGAGCCTCGCTGACGCCGCGCGCGCCGCCGCGCAACGGGTGGCCGGGAAACAGGCGGCCCTCATCGCGCAGGAGCTGCGCACCGAGATGGTCCGCAACCTCAGCACGCCCGGCCAGGGACGCGAGTACCCGCGCGGGCGAGGCCGCGTCCACCGGGCCAGCGCCCCCGGCGACGGGCCAGCGGTAGACACGGGGCGCCTGCGCCAGAGCATCGGCATCCAGCGCATCAGTCCCACCCACTTCCGGGTGGGCACCAACGTGATCTACGCGCCGCTGCTCGAATTCGGCACCCGCAAGATCGCCGCCCGCCCGTGGCTGCGCCCGGCCGTGGACAAGGTCCTCAACCGGTGA
- a CDS encoding phage terminase large subunit, with the protein MTGAQLPAGALIYAPRGSALEVMKCKADEVMLDGPAGTGKSRASLEKLNALAMKYPGCRLAIVRKKRRSLTETGLVTFEQHVKPPCDTTNQQRNVRQSYVYPNKSEIVVAGVDDPVKLMSAEFDVIYVMEATELSVRDWEFLSTRLRNGVIPYQQLIGDCNPGPPSHWLKKRMDAGVTTRIGCDHRDNPRLWDARARDWTPFGRTYMARLDKLTGPRRDRLRHGLWAAAEGMVYEHWRPGIHVVPRRELPKEWRRIVTIDFGYNHPFVCQWWAIDPDGNMWMYREIYRTQRTVKDHAAQIGALTKGEDIEAWVTDHDAEDRATLEQELSITTTAADKAVTVGIQGVQDRLGREYDPSRPDEPAIAPRLFVFEDALVEHEQALIDEGTGLATGPTRTIEEVDGYIWAKSPNGETLKEKPVKVGDDGMDALRYAVRYADGHGKAADFFMELI; encoded by the coding sequence GTGACCGGCGCGCAACTCCCGGCGGGCGCCCTGATCTACGCCCCGCGCGGCTCCGCTCTGGAGGTCATGAAGTGCAAGGCCGACGAGGTCATGCTGGACGGTCCCGCCGGCACGGGCAAAAGCCGGGCCAGCCTCGAAAAGTTGAACGCGCTGGCCATGAAGTACCCCGGCTGCCGCCTGGCCATCGTGCGCAAGAAGCGCCGGTCGCTGACCGAGACTGGCCTGGTCACCTTCGAGCAGCACGTCAAACCACCGTGCGACACCACGAACCAGCAGCGTAACGTCCGGCAGAGTTACGTCTACCCGAACAAGAGCGAGATCGTCGTGGCCGGGGTGGATGACCCGGTCAAGCTCATGTCGGCCGAGTTCGACGTGATCTACGTCATGGAGGCGACCGAGCTGAGCGTGCGGGACTGGGAGTTCCTCAGCACCCGCCTGCGCAACGGCGTGATTCCCTACCAGCAGCTCATCGGGGACTGCAACCCAGGGCCGCCCAGCCATTGGCTGAAAAAGCGCATGGACGCGGGCGTGACCACCCGGATTGGGTGCGACCACCGGGACAATCCCCGATTGTGGGACGCGCGGGCTAGGGACTGGACGCCGTTCGGGCGCACCTACATGGCGCGGTTGGACAAGTTGACCGGCCCCCGGCGGGACCGCCTGCGCCACGGCCTCTGGGCGGCGGCCGAGGGCATGGTGTACGAGCACTGGCGGCCGGGCATCCACGTGGTGCCCCGGCGCGAGCTGCCCAAGGAATGGCGGCGCATCGTCACCATCGACTTCGGCTACAACCACCCGTTTGTCTGCCAGTGGTGGGCCATCGACCCGGACGGCAACATGTGGATGTACCGGGAGATTTACCGCACCCAGCGCACCGTCAAGGACCACGCGGCCCAGATCGGGGCGCTGACCAAGGGCGAGGACATCGAGGCTTGGGTGACCGACCACGACGCCGAGGACCGCGCCACGCTTGAGCAGGAGCTGAGCATCACGACCACGGCGGCCGACAAGGCGGTGACGGTCGGGATTCAGGGCGTGCAGGATCGCCTGGGCCGGGAGTATGACCCCAGCAGGCCCGACGAGCCGGCCATCGCGCCGCGCCTGTTCGTGTTCGAGGACGCGCTCGTCGAACACGAACAGGCCTTGATCGACGAGGGCACGGGGCTGGCCACCGGCCCGACCCGGACGATCGAAGAGGTCGATGGGTATATCTGGGCCAAGAGCCCGAACGGCGAGACGCTGAAAGAGAAGCCGGTCAAGGTCGGTGACGACGGCATGGACGCACTGCGGTACGCGGTGCGCTACGCCGATGGCCACGGCAAGGCGGCCGACTTCTTCATGGAACTGATCTGA
- a CDS encoding toll/interleukin-1 receptor domain-containing protein, producing the protein MKIFLSWSGDLSREVAEAFEEWIRCVIQTSDPWVSSHNIESGSVWFREINDQLKDVSVGVIFLTKENLDKRWILFEAGALAKGLSTNRVCTFLINLEPADISDPLAQFNHTWIEKTSVAKLVATINRSTASPVPNQVVSSVFEVYWPLLENKIAEIIKKYPTNKDTQAQTKEELDLEMLTGIRNINNRLARLEAYNDTINNSAASVMPALELTKLDGDSVALARRRQARQRILDAEVLSMVNAATTERVNSKQELFKLLATMGIDENSYERLANRYFQ; encoded by the coding sequence GTGAAAATCTTTCTCTCTTGGTCGGGCGATCTCAGCCGGGAGGTTGCAGAAGCCTTCGAAGAATGGATCAGATGCGTCATCCAGACTAGTGATCCTTGGGTATCCTCTCATAATATCGAAAGTGGGAGCGTTTGGTTTAGGGAAATAAATGATCAGCTTAAAGATGTGTCTGTTGGCGTAATTTTTCTTACCAAGGAAAATTTAGATAAGCGTTGGATTCTTTTTGAGGCCGGGGCGCTGGCGAAAGGATTATCTACCAACCGTGTTTGCACTTTTTTAATAAATCTTGAGCCAGCAGATATTAGTGATCCTCTTGCCCAGTTTAATCATACTTGGATTGAGAAGACGAGTGTGGCAAAATTGGTTGCTACCATAAATAGATCAACCGCAAGTCCTGTACCAAATCAGGTTGTATCATCAGTTTTTGAAGTCTATTGGCCTCTCTTAGAAAATAAAATTGCCGAGATAATCAAAAAATATCCAACGAATAAAGATACTCAAGCTCAAACTAAAGAAGAGCTTGATTTAGAAATGTTGACTGGAATAAGAAATATAAACAATCGTCTGGCTAGACTTGAGGCTTATAACGATACAATCAACAATTCAGCAGCCAGCGTAATGCCAGCTTTGGAACTAACAAAGCTGGATGGTGATTCGGTAGCTCTTGCAAGAAGGCGTCAAGCTAGACAAAGGATATTGGATGCAGAAGTATTATCTATGGTCAATGCAGCCACAACTGAACGGGTAAACAGTAAACAAGAATTGTTTAAATTATTAGCAACTATGGGAATTGACGAAAATTCTTACGAGAGACTAGCAAATCGATATTTTCAATAG